From a region of the Candidatus Paceibacterota bacterium genome:
- a CDS encoding biopolymer transporter ExbD: MRRFSQRSALVTLSEINITPLLDLAFVLLIIFVITTPLLEQGLSLKLPAGGKPDRPIERRDIRTVEVSSQGALMLDRRRLSLDQIEAALVRDFRANPNLVVYLRADENCRWREVEAVMDRCQRNGITRLSARTETPKR; encoded by the coding sequence ATGCGCCGTTTCTCACAACGCAGTGCGCTGGTGACGCTGAGCGAGATTAACATCACGCCGTTGCTGGACCTTGCGTTTGTGCTGCTGATCATCTTCGTCATCACCACGCCGCTGCTCGAGCAAGGCCTGAGCCTCAAACTCCCGGCCGGCGGCAAGCCGGACCGGCCGATCGAGCGGCGGGACATCCGCACCGTCGAAGTCAGTTCGCAGGGGGCGCTAATGCTCGACCGCCGGCGGCTGTCGCTGGATCAGATCGAGGCGGCGCTGGTCCGGGACTTCCGCGCGAACCCGAACCTGGTGGTCTACCTGCGCGCCGATGAGAACTGCCGGTGGCGGGAGGTGGAGGCCGTGATGGATCGCTGCCAGCGCAACGGCATCACCCGCCTCTCGGCACGCACCGAAACGCCCAAACGTTGA
- the tatC gene encoding twin-arginine translocase subunit TatC, with the protein MADEPVAEHIDEQEEEEGGPIKSFLEHLEDLRWVLIKSCAAAGVAMLVCLLGGNYVIGVLEWPLRQAPALHTSRTQTVKVFLGTNQLSVLHPATNDPLASLVGTNRSVRLELVPGVQGTNQIMAWRVQPDAESRAEPGLGIQIINLSPAGSFIVATKVAFFGGLVLASPFIFYFVAHFVFPALRMREKKYVYRGLIFGLGLFAIGVCFCYFILMPIALAASVQYAEWLGFSATQWRAEDYVSFVCKFMLGMGIGFELPVVVLTLVKIGVLNYRMLAGGRRYVIVISAVLGAVLTTPEVITQVLMAIPLYLLYETCIWIAWYWERKEKQREVAAAAGDAVTGT; encoded by the coding sequence ATGGCTGATGAACCCGTAGCGGAGCATATTGACGAGCAGGAAGAGGAGGAAGGGGGGCCGATAAAATCCTTCCTTGAGCACCTCGAGGACCTCCGCTGGGTGCTCATCAAGAGCTGCGCCGCCGCCGGCGTCGCCATGCTCGTTTGTCTGCTGGGGGGCAACTATGTCATCGGGGTTCTGGAGTGGCCGCTGCGCCAGGCACCGGCCCTGCACACTTCCAGGACGCAAACTGTCAAGGTGTTCCTCGGCACCAACCAGCTCAGCGTTCTCCACCCCGCCACTAATGACCCGCTGGCTTCGCTGGTCGGCACCAACCGCTCTGTCCGCCTGGAGCTTGTGCCCGGCGTCCAGGGCACCAACCAGATCATGGCCTGGCGCGTCCAGCCCGACGCCGAGAGCCGGGCCGAACCGGGCCTGGGCATTCAAATTATCAACCTGAGTCCGGCGGGCTCGTTCATTGTGGCGACCAAGGTGGCGTTTTTTGGCGGCTTGGTGCTGGCGTCGCCGTTCATCTTCTACTTCGTCGCGCATTTCGTTTTTCCCGCGCTGCGGATGCGGGAGAAGAAATACGTTTATCGCGGCCTGATTTTTGGCCTCGGGCTGTTCGCAATCGGGGTTTGCTTCTGTTATTTCATCCTCATGCCGATAGCGCTGGCGGCTTCTGTCCAGTACGCCGAGTGGCTTGGCTTTTCCGCCACCCAATGGCGGGCGGAGGACTACGTGAGTTTCGTGTGCAAGTTCATGCTGGGCATGGGCATCGGCTTCGAGCTGCCCGTGGTGGTATTGACGCTGGTCAAGATCGGCGTCCTAAACTATCGCATGCTGGCGGGCGGCCGGCGGTATGTGATCGTCATCAGCGCCGTGCTGGGCGCCGTGCTGACCACTCCGGAAGTGATCACCCAGGTCCTGATGGCCATCCCGCTCTATCTGCTATACGAAACCTGCATTTGGATCGCCTGGTA
- a CDS encoding MotA/TolQ/ExbB proton channel family protein has protein sequence MNVPILLAQVGARAGEAELLYIWRRCTPEGKAVIFCLVILSVIAWSVMIAKAIQMRRARKLNQYFDSEFRTQKHVLDLYDRRVQAQGCPLFTVYQAGSLELDARLKNPDGGGRKKFVSLKGIEHVKRTLETAVAQEALKLESGLILLAIAVSGAPFLGLLGTVWGVMSTFGHVAQQGVATMAAMAPGVAAALITTVAGLLVAIPSMFAYNWLVHNLRVFTVGLDNFAQELVSKIETEYLEEE, from the coding sequence ATGAACGTACCCATTTTATTAGCGCAGGTCGGCGCCAGAGCAGGTGAGGCGGAACTGCTTTACATCTGGCGGCGGTGCACACCCGAAGGCAAGGCCGTCATCTTCTGCCTCGTCATCCTGTCGGTCATCGCGTGGTCCGTGATGATCGCCAAGGCCATCCAGATGCGCCGGGCCAGGAAGCTCAACCAGTACTTCGACTCCGAGTTCCGCACGCAGAAGCACGTCCTCGATCTCTACGATCGCCGGGTCCAGGCGCAGGGCTGCCCGCTGTTCACCGTCTATCAGGCCGGCAGCCTGGAGCTGGACGCGCGATTGAAGAATCCCGACGGCGGCGGGCGCAAGAAGTTCGTCTCGCTCAAAGGCATCGAGCACGTCAAGCGCACCCTCGAAACCGCCGTGGCGCAGGAAGCGCTCAAGCTGGAGTCGGGGCTGATCCTGCTGGCCATTGCCGTGAGCGGCGCGCCGTTCCTGGGCCTGCTGGGAACGGTGTGGGGCGTGATGAGCACGTTTGGCCACGTCGCGCAGCAGGGCGTCGCGACCATGGCGGCGATGGCGCCCGGCGTGGCGGCGGCGCTGATCACTACGGTCGCGGGCTTGCTGGTGGCGATCCCCTCCATGTTCGCCTACAACTGGCTGGTGCATAACCTGCGCGTGTTCACCGTGGGGCTGGACAACTTCGCGCAGGAACTGGTGTCCAAGATCGAGACGGAGTATCTTGAGGAAGAGTAG
- a CDS encoding TonB family protein, with product MNRLQQKCFVASAGIHVLLMVILVIGPAFLTSKSKSDPRPPLDYIPTKLIDAAFAGGGNPNGTPPPPAPPEPRPPTPAPPAQLPEPVKPQPAAPPPEPVKEVRPTTPDPDAVEPERKRTLPEVSTKRIVRPRDAKKAPSSSTASTSSADSAEQRLADARKRAATMIGATARSLRNDMAPGTSIEPLGPGGGGEVYAGYEQAVQSIYWHAWIPPQDSANDAAIARVRVTIASDGTVLSARIVQPSGDTSVDNSVQRTIDRVTFLAPFPEGARDKQRTYIIKFDLKAKLLSG from the coding sequence ATGAACCGGCTGCAACAGAAATGCTTCGTCGCCTCAGCCGGCATCCACGTGCTGCTGATGGTGATTCTGGTGATCGGCCCCGCGTTCCTGACGTCGAAGAGCAAATCGGATCCCCGCCCGCCCCTGGACTATATCCCCACAAAGCTGATTGACGCGGCGTTTGCCGGTGGCGGCAACCCGAACGGCACGCCTCCGCCGCCTGCCCCGCCCGAGCCGCGACCGCCCACCCCGGCACCGCCGGCGCAGCTGCCCGAGCCGGTAAAACCACAGCCGGCCGCACCGCCACCCGAGCCGGTCAAGGAGGTCAGACCTACCACGCCCGACCCGGACGCGGTGGAGCCCGAACGCAAGCGGACGTTGCCCGAGGTCAGCACCAAACGGATTGTCCGCCCGCGTGACGCCAAGAAGGCCCCGTCCTCGTCCACCGCCTCGACGTCAAGTGCCGACAGCGCAGAACAGCGCTTGGCGGATGCGAGGAAGCGCGCGGCGACGATGATTGGCGCAACGGCCCGCAGCCTGCGCAACGACATGGCGCCCGGCACAAGCATCGAGCCTTTAGGCCCCGGCGGCGGCGGCGAAGTGTATGCTGGTTACGAGCAGGCGGTTCAGAGTATTTACTGGCATGCCTGGATTCCGCCACAGGACTCGGCCAATGATGCCGCCATTGCCCGAGTCCGGGTCACCATCGCGAGCGACGGCACCGTCCTGTCGGCGCGCATCGTCCAACCGTCGGGCGACACCAGTGTGGACAACTCCGTGCAGCGGACGATCGACCGGGTAACTTTCCTCGCTCCTTTCCCCGAGGGGGCGAGAGACAAGCAACGCACTTACATTATCAAATTTGACCTTAAAGCCAAACTTCTATCCGGATGA
- the tatA gene encoding twin-arginine translocase TatA/TatE family subunit translates to MFNLGGGEIILILALVLILFGAKKLPELAKGLGTGIKEFKKATREVTDEIHTAMDDTPPPPKSLPTTGTQAEAQQTTSQSTPEAKD, encoded by the coding sequence TTGTTTAACCTGGGCGGCGGGGAAATTATTCTGATTCTCGCCCTGGTATTGATTTTGTTCGGGGCCAAGAAGCTGCCGGAACTGGCCAAGGGCCTGGGGACTGGGATCAAGGAATTCAAGAAGGCCACGCGCGAAGTCACCGACGAGATTCACACGGCGATGGATGACACCCCTCCGCCGCCCAAGTCTTTGCCCACCACCGGCACCCAAGCCGAGGCGCAACAGACCACTTCGCAATCCACTCCTGAAGCCAAAGACTGA
- a CDS encoding OmpA family protein, translating into MKLNKFANLMVIGLVLTIAASGCRKKPVNTTVLPGSRAGRVAEAPPGGLLTPGTGVSTGEGVGSTPSGFPMNPAGSHQGWPEDAQALKAETVYFDFDSSAIKASEQSKITAVADYLKSNSAKAVRVEGNCDERGTEEYNRALGERRAQAVRAELINLGIDPTRVDTKTWGKDNPANDPGHDETAWRKNRRDDFIVLSPPGS; encoded by the coding sequence ATGAAACTGAACAAGTTTGCAAACCTGATGGTGATCGGATTGGTGCTCACGATTGCGGCCTCCGGCTGCCGCAAGAAACCTGTCAACACAACAGTTCTTCCCGGATCGCGAGCGGGCAGGGTTGCCGAGGCGCCGCCGGGTGGATTGCTGACGCCCGGCACGGGAGTGTCAACGGGGGAGGGGGTTGGCAGTACGCCCAGCGGTTTCCCGATGAACCCGGCCGGCTCGCATCAAGGCTGGCCCGAGGACGCCCAGGCCCTTAAAGCCGAAACGGTCTACTTCGATTTTGACAGCTCGGCCATCAAGGCGAGCGAGCAGTCCAAGATCACGGCGGTGGCCGATTACCTCAAATCCAATTCCGCCAAGGCTGTGCGGGTCGAAGGCAACTGCGACGAGCGCGGCACTGAGGAATACAACCGTGCGCTCGGCGAGCGCCGCGCGCAAGCCGTGCGCGCGGAACTCATCAACCTGGGCATTGACCCGACCCGCGTTGACACCAAGACCTGGGGCAAGGACAACCCGGCGAACGACCCGGGTCACGACGAGACCGCCTGGCGGAAGAACCGCCGGGATGATTTCATCGTCCTGTCGCCGCCGGGCAGCTAG